A single region of the Fusarium fujikuroi IMI 58289 draft genome, chromosome FFUJ_chr05 genome encodes:
- a CDS encoding probable ATP dependent RNA helicase, translated as MAATKHLLADSEDAVVDRPSKKTKVTDDEKARLKKERKDKKKDKKRKTEEQETPAEKTGDSEAERAERKKAKKEKKKAKKAKAAEESAETTEATEEAPKEKKSKKEKKAKVTYESSDDGSSDAAYVQTASLSNVPQAQIDEFLSKNQITITDPKTETVTLRPVLEFHQLPATNLLEKKPSPFANYKAPTPIQSASWPFTLSRRDVIGVAETGSGKTMAFALPCVEAVSEIKYKGTKAVIVSPTRELAMQTYEQMASVAALNKLKCVCLYGGASKDDQRNLLRCGADIIVATPGRLKDFMSDGTVDLSQVTFAVLDEADRMLDKGFEEDIKQILGACQPREKRQTLMFTATWPQSVQSLASSFMVSPVKIAIGSGGKETADGSVELQANSRITQRVEVLEPREKEFRLFQLLKEHQQGKQKNDRILVFCLYKKEATRVENTLARKGIRVGGIHGDLRQEQRTRSLEAFKSGATPVLVATDVAARGLDIPEVKLVINVTFPLTIEDYVHRIGRTGRAGKTGEAITFFTVEDKSHSGSLVNILRGANQPVPEDLLKFGTTVKKKAHDMYGAFFKDVDMNAKSTKITFD; from the exons ATGGCTGCTACAAAGCATCTCCTCGCTGATAGCGAGGATGCCGTCGTCGACCGACCTtccaagaagaccaaggtcaCCGACGACGAGAAGGCTCGTTTGAAGAAGGAGCGcaaggataagaagaaggacaagaagcgcaagactGAAGAGCAGGAGACTCCTGCTGAAAAGACTGGCGATTCTGAGGCTGAGCGTGCTGAGCGCAAGAAGGctaagaaggaaaagaagaaggcgaagaaggccaaggccgctGAGGAGTCTGCTGAGACTACCGAAGCCACGGAGGAGGCccccaaggagaagaagtctaagaaggagaagaaagccaaGGTCACTTACGAATCTTCTGACGACGGATCCTCCGATGCTGCTTACGTCCAGACCGCAAGCCTCTCCAACGTCCCTCAAGCCCAGATTGACGAATTCCTTTCCAAGAACCAGATCACCATCACCGACCCCAAGACCGAGACCGTCACTCTTCGCCCTGTTTTGGAATTCCACCAGCTCCCTGCCACAAACCTCCTCGAGAAGAAACCCTCGCCATTCGCCAACTACAAGGCCCCTACACCTATCCAGTCCGCTTCATGGCCCTTCACTCTCTCTCGCCGCGATGTCATTGGTGTCGCTGAGACAGGATCCGGAAAGACCATGGCTTTCGCTCTTCCCTGCGTTGAGGCTGTTTCTGAAATCAAGTACAAGGGCACCAAGGCCGTTATTGTTTCGCCTACACGAGAACTCGCCATGCAGACCTATGAGCAGATGGCTTCCGTCGCTGCGctgaacaagctcaagtgTGTGTGTCTGTACGGTGGTGCTTCCAAGGACGATCAGCGAAACCTTCTCCGATGTGGTGCTGACATTATTGTTGCTACCCCCGGTCGTCTTAAGGACTTCATGTCTGATGGAACCGTTGATCTGAGCCAAGTTACTTTCGCCGTTCTCGACGAGGCTGATCGTATGCTTGACAAGGGTTTCGAGGAGGATATTAAGCAGATCCTTGGTGCCTGCCAACCTCGCGAGAAGCGCCAGACACTCATGTTTACAGCTACATGGCCTCAATCCGTCCAGTCCCTCGCCTCTTCCTTCATGGTCAGCCCTGTCAAGATCGCCATTGGATCTGGCGGTAAGGAGACAGCTGATGGATCCGTTGAGCTGCAAGCCAACTCAAGAATTACACAGCGagttgaggttcttgagccTAGAGAGAAGGAATTCCGCCTGTTTCAGCTTCTGAAGGAGCACCAACAGGGCAAGCAGAAGAACGACCGTATCTTGGTCTTCTGTCTgtacaagaaggaggctaCACGTGTGGAGAATACCTTGGCCCGCAAGGGTATTCGTGTTGGTGGTATTCACGGTGATCTGCGACAGGAGCAGCGAACAAGGAGTCTTGAGGCTTTCAAGTCTGGAGCCACTCCTGTTCTTGTTGCCACTGATGTCGCTGCTCGTGGTCTTGATATCCCCGAGGTGAAGCTCGTTATCAACGTTACA TTCCCTTTGACCATTGAAGATTACGTCCACCGCATTGGCCGAACTGGCCGTGCCGGCAAGACTGGTGAGGCTATCACCTTCTTTACCGTTGAGGATAAGTCGCATTCCGGCTC GCTCGTCAACATTCTCCGAGGTGCCAACCAGCCCGTACCCGAAGATCTCCTCAAGTTCGGCACCACCGTTAAGAAGAAGGCTCACGACATGTACGGCGCTTTCTTCAAGGATGTCGACATGAACGCCAAGTCGACCAAGATCACATTTGATTAA
- a CDS encoding related to oligosaccharide transporter — protein MIKGASLLIILQLASRLITFIANQLLLRYLTAPLLGLSTQLEVYYLSVLFFARESLRVAIQRRDSGSQAKEESQAVVNLGYLAIGLGSFVSLGLGWMYLAYANEITLATPYLVESLYLYGFAAMVELLSEPCFVLMQTRLQFGTRAAAESIATFLRCIVVFGSAVWASKHNDIGVLPFALGQITYGVSLLLVYLVSGYRLASSIGFSLLPKTITSKDNRFWASLFDQSTIGLAGSMMAQSVVKHLLTQGDTFLISFLASASVQGAYALANNYGSLLARLLFQPVEESSRSYFSRLLSSVTPVKQGGKPVQEVSEAKQNLQTLLRLYILLASIIISLGPFAAPPLLAIVAGKQWAGSGAGDVLAAYCFYIPFMGLNGLTESFVASVATEAEVHIQSVWMGAFSVIFAASAFLFMRIYPLGAIGLVLANIINMGCRIIWSGAFIKRFFRRHGTDFKIKSLIPESTLGVSIATAILLKQLKVVDNADQPIKSLVKIAGSAIPLLLLMYVYKIPKANFLKTTSNHRSLVLERHFILECLNSVRGRKAAKQ, from the coding sequence ATGATCAAAGGCGCttccctcctcatcatcctccagcTCGCCTCCCGCCTCATAACTTTCATCGCCAACCAGCTACTCCTGCGGTATCTCACTGCACCGCTACTAGGTCTATCAACACAACTTGAGGTTTACTACCTCTCAGTTCTCTTCTTTGCTCGCGAAAGTCTTCGTGTTGCTATTCAACGCCGAGACTCGGGATCGCAGGCCAAAGAGGAGAGTCAAGCTGTGGTAAATCTAGGATATCTCGCTATTGGACTGGGGAGTTTTGTCAGTCTTGGGTTGGGGTGGATGTACCTTGCGTATGCGAATGAGATCACGCTTGCTACGCCGTATTTGGTTGAGTCGTTGTATCTCTATGGGTTTGCGGCTATGGTGGAGTTGTTGTCAGAGCCGTGCTTTGTTCTCATGCAGACAAGGCTGCAGTTTGGGACACGAGCTGCTGCTGAGTCGATTGCTACGTTTTTGAGATGTATCGTTGTGTTTGGTTCTGCTGTCTGGGCGTCCAAGCACAATGATATCGGGGTGCTGCCTTTCGCCCTTGGACAGATCACGTATGGTGTCTCACTACTCCTGGTCTACTTGGTCTCAGGATATCGCCTCGCCTCATCAATCGGGTTCTCACTACTCCCCAAAACAATCACCTCAAAGGACAATCGCTTCTGGGCCTCCTTGTTTGACCAGTCAACTATCGGTCTCGCAGGGAGCATGATGGCCCAGAGCGTGGTCAAGCACCTCCTTACCCAAGGCGACACATTTCTCATCTCCTTCCTCGCATCCGCCAGCGTCCAAGGCGCATACGCTCTCGCAAACAACTACGGAAGTCTCCTTGCtcgtcttctcttccaaccTGTTGAAGAGAGTAGCCGAAGTTACTTCTCTCGCTTGCTGTCATCTGTAACACCTGTCAAACAAGGCGGCAAGCCAGTTCAGGAAGTGTCAGAAGCGAAGCAGAACCTACAAACCCTTCTTCGTCTTTACATCCTTTTGGCTTCAATAATCATCAGTCTTGGCCCTTTTGCTGCTCCGCCTCTTCTGGCTATTGTGGCAGGCAAGCAGTGGGCTGGCTCAGGGGCAGGTGATGTGCTTGCAGCGTACTGTTTCTACATTCCCTTCATGGGTCTTAACGGTCTCACAGAATCATTCGTGGCGTCAGTCGCTACTGAAGCCGAAGTCCATATCCAGTCTGTCTGGATGGGCGCATTCTCTGTCATTTTCGCTGCTTCGGCCTTCCTCTTCATGAGAATCTACCCTCTCGGTGCTATCGGTCTCGTACTAGCcaatatcatcaacatgggATGTCGCATCATCTGGAGCGGAGCATTCATCAAGCGCTTTTTCAGAAGACACGGAACCGACTTCAAGATCAAATCACTTATTCCCGAGAGCACACTCGGCGTCTCAATCGCTACAGCTATCCTCCTCAAGCAACTAAAAGTCGTAGACAACGCAGATCAACCGATCAAATCTCTCGTCAAGATCGCTGGCTCCGCTATCCCATTATTGCTTCTAATGTACGTCTACAAAATTCCAAAAGCAAACTTTTTGAAAACAACATCTAATCATCGCAGCCTGGTCCTCGAGCGCCATTTTATCCTTGAGTGTCTAAACTCGGTCCGCGGTCGCAAAGCCGCAAAACAATAG
- a CDS encoding probable mitotic spindle assembly checkpoint protein mad2p translates to MSSKEASKSKDKDKSKVHKLSLKGSARLVAEFFQYSIHSILFQRGVYPAEDFTVVKKYGLNMLVSADDQVKAYIKKIMSQLDKWMVGGKISKLVIVITDKDTGEHVERWQFDVQIFQPVKKSKSSKSSSKDQENAAPAGSAPTAPEKTETEIQAEIAAIFRQITASVTFLPQLSGDCTFNVLVYADADSEVPVEWGDSDAKEIENGEKVQLRGFSTANHRVDTLVSYRFTD, encoded by the exons ATGTCGTCAAAGGAAGCTTCCAAGAGTAAGGACAAGGATAAGTCCAAGGTCCATAAGCTCTCCCTCAAGGGCAGCGCTCGTCTTGTCGCTGAATTT TTTCAATATTCTATTCACAGCATTCT CTTCCAACGAGGTGTCTATCCCGCTGAGGACTTTACAGT CGTTAAGAAATATGGCCTCAACATGCTGG TCTCGGCCGATGACCAAGTAAAAGCCTACATCAAAAAGATCATGTCCCAGCTCGACAAATGGATGGTCGGCGGCAAGATCTCCaagctcgtcatcgtcatcacagACAAAGACACGGGCGAGCACGTCGAGCGCTGGCAATTCGAC GTCCAAATCTTCCAACCCGTCAAGAAATCCAAGTCCTCCAAATCCTCCTCCAAAGACCAAGAAAACGCCGCTCCCGCTGGTTCCGCGCCCACAGCCCCCGAAAagacagaaacagaaatccAAGCCGAAATTGCAGCTATTTTCCGACAAATCACCGCATCTGTTACGTTTCTACCTCAGCTCAGCGGCGATTGCACATTTAACGTCCTCGTTTACGCTGATGCGGATAGTGAGGTCCCTGTTGAGTGGGGTGATTCGGATGcgaaggagattgagaatgGAGAAAAGGTGCAACTGAGAGGATTCAGCACGGCGAATCACCGTGTTGATACTTTGGTCAGCTATAGATTTACTGACTGA
- a CDS encoding probable ISU1 protein, which produces MFARGIRAVSRRAAVAAPLARPTILPARQISPAVAVNATRSYHEKVLDHYSRPRNVGSMNKKDSDVGTGLVGAPACGDVMKLQIRVDPETQKISEVKFKTFGCGSAIASSSYLTELVRGMSLDDAGKVKNTEIAKELCLPPVKLHCSMLAEDAIKSAISDYYTKNPNAKVSNLSGTGMKLPEADAAAA; this is translated from the exons ATGTTCGCTAGAGGAATTCGCGCTGTCTCGCGGCGAGCTGCTGTCGCTGCCCCCCTCGCCCGTCCTACCATCCTCCCTGCCCGCCAGATCTCTCCCGCCGTCGCCGTCAACGCTACCCGCTCCTACCACGAGAAGGTTCTCGACCACTACTCACGACCCCGAAATGTCGGCTCCATGAACAAGAAGGACAGTGATGTCGGAACCGGTCTCGTCGGCGCCCCTGCTTGTGGCGATGTCATGAAGCTCCAGATCCGCGTCGACCCTGAAACCCAGAAGATCTCCGAGGTCAAGTTCAAGACGTTCGGATGCGGCTCGGCCATCGCCTCCAGCAGCTATCTCACCGAGCTCGTGCGCGGCATGAGCCTGGATGATGctggcaaggtcaagaacaCTGAGATTGCTAAGGAGCTTTGCTTACCCCCCGTCAAGC TGCACTGCTCCATGCTTGCTGAGGATGCTATCAAGTCTGCCATCTCAGATTACTACACCAAGAACCCCAACGCCAAGGTCAGCAACCTTAGCGGTACCGGCATGAAGCTCCCCGAGGCCGACGCCGCTGCTGCTTAA
- a CDS encoding related to ubiquitin thiolesterase, translated as MACQHLDLIGLTPPNPSQSVYREDCTQCFDSIDDPAGLDVCLQCFNGGCAGDRNHGKLHYALTQHPLALNIRRTRKIVERDEPPAKMSKLAIAAETEEDRYDTALTVKCLDCNTELDRTHPKLAPVVDGILKANTFSRKEEVKAWEQELTSCEHILMLQQAPAKKIEQNDLSHCYACDLAENLWLCIECGNLGCGRKQMGGVDGNSHALAHANESGHGVAVKLGSITPEGTADIYCYKCDDERVDDNLGEHLNHWGIVLAERQKTEKSLTEMQIEQNLKWDFSMTTEDGKELKPLFGPGLTGLKNLGNSCYLASIIQCLFDMPSFQERYFRPNDDLPIVSEPAADIETQLRKTADGLLSGRYSKPDADVATEGITHQKGLAPAMLKHLIGRGHEEFSTMRQQDALEFLQHLFKLVTRSPHPDGKDPTQPFRFVLEQRLQCLGCHKVRYSSNEQDNIFIDVPLEKLPREEGSEGPDAYKPVSLKECLDNFTGAEKVELTCSACGSKDGFAKRSLFKTFPDTLVVNARKMTVVNWVPIKVDVPVLVPDEPFNMDEYLSKGLQPGEEQLPDEPEVKAPAFEPDAAALAQLEAMGFPRNRCERALHATGNSDANAAMEWLFGHMEDPDIDAPLDLGAQSGGANTADPEKIEMLGAMGFGAPQAKKALKETGGDVERAVEWLFSHPDDQGTFDDDAPTEAAAPKEPAGSADLPATFQLRSIVCHKGTSIHAGHYVAFIRKALGDANVPTWVLFNDEKVVEAHDVDEMRKFAYVYFFKRV; from the exons ATGGCTTGCCAGCATCTCGACTTGATCG GGCTGACACCCCCTAACCCTTCTCAGTCCGTCTATCGCGAAGATTGTACTCAATGTTTCGACTCCATC GATGATCCTGCTGGACTCGATGTCTGCCTTCAGTGCTTCAACGGAGGATGCGCTGGCGACCGTAACCATGGTAAACTCCACTATGCGCTGACCCAGCATCCCCTCGCTCTCAACATCCGCCGCACAAGAAAGATTGTCGAACGAGACGAACCACCCGCCAAGATGTCCAAGCTAGCTATTGCTGCTGAAACTGAGGAGGACCGATATGATACAGCGCTGACTGTGAAGTGCCTTGACTGTAATACCGAACTCGACCGAACGCATCCCAAGCTCGCACCTGTGGTCGACGGTATTCTCAAGGCGAACACATTCTCTCGAAAGGAAGAGGTTAAGGCATGGGAACAGGAGCTGACCAGCTGCGAGCATATCTTAATGCTTCAGCAAGCGCCTGCTAAGAAGATCGAGCAAAACGACCTGAGCCATTGCTATGCTTGTGACCTAGCAGAGAACCTTTGGCTGTGTATCGAGTGTGGCAACCTGGGATGTGGCCGTAAGCAGATGGGTGGCGTAGACGGAAATTCGCATGCTCTTGCTCACGCCAACGAGTCCGGTCATGGCGTCGCTGTGAAGCTCGGATCTATCACTCCTGAGGGAACCGCCGATATTTACTGCTACAAGTGTGATGACGAACGAGTGGACGACAACCTGGGCGAGCACTTGAACCACTGGGGCATCGTATTGGCAGAGCGTCAGAAGACGGAAAAGAGCTTGACTGAGATGCAGATCGAGCAGAATCTCAAATGGGACTTCAGCATGACAACGGAAGACGGAAAGGAGCTCAAGCCCCTGTTTGGTCCTGGCCTCACTGGTCTGAAGAACCTCGGAAACAGCTGCTACCTTGCCAGTATCATCCAGTGTCTGTTTGACATGCCATCATTCCAGGAGCGATACTTCCGACCCAATGACGACCTACCCATCGTTTCCGAACCAGCTGCGGATATTGAGACCCAGCTCCGAAAGACAGCCGATGGACTTTTGTCTGGACGATACTCTAAACCTGACGCTGATGTTGCTACAGAGGGAATCACACACCAGAAGGGTCTTGCGCCAGCCATGCTCAAGCACCTCATCGGCCGAGGACATGAAGAGTTTTCTACAATGCGACAGCAGGATGCCCTCGAATTCCTTCAGCACCTATTCAAACTCGTCACTCGATCTCCCCATCCCGATGGAAAGGACCCTACACAACCTTTCCGATTTGTCCTAGAGCAAAGACTTCAATGTTTGGGATGCCACAAGGTGCGGTACAGCAGCAACGAGCAAGATAATATTTTCATCGACGTCCCCCTAGAAAAGTTACCTCGGGAGGAGGGTTCCGAGGGCCCAGATGCTTACAAGCCTGTGTCACTCAAAGAGTGTCTCGATAACTTCACAGGAGCGGAGAAGGTTGAGCTGACTTGCTCAGCTTGCGGAAGCAAGGATGGCTTCGCCAAGCGATCGTTGTTCAAGACATTCCCCGATACCCTGGTTGTCAACGCACGAAAGATGACTGTGGTCAACTGGGTTCCTATCAAGGTTGATGTTCCTGTTCTTGTACCGGACGAGCCCTTTAACATGGACGAATATCTGTCCAAGGGACTGCAGCCTGGGGAGGAGCAGCTGCCAGACGAGCCTGAGGTCAAAGCCCCTGCTTTTGAACCCGATGCTGCCGCTCTTGCTCAGCTCGAAGCCATGGGCTTCCCTCGCAACCGCTGCGAGCGTGCTCTTCATGCCACCGGAAACTCCGATGCCAACGCCGCGATGGAATGGTTGTTCGGACACATGGAGGACCCCGACATTGATGCgccccttgatcttggtgctCAAAGTGGCGGCGCCAACACCGCTGACCCTGAGAAAATTGAGATGCTCGGAGCTATGGGTTTCGGTGCCCctcaggccaagaaggccctGAAAGAGACAGGTGGCGATGTCGAGCGGGCTGTTGAGTGGCTGTTCAGCCATCCTGACGACCAAGGCacttttgatgatgatgctcccACCGAAGCAGCTGCTCCTAAGGAACCTGCTGGAAGTGCTGACTTGCCCGCTACTTTCCAACTTCGATCAATCGTGTGCCACAAGGGCACAAGTATCCATGCTGG ACATTACGTTGCTTTCATCCGCAAGGCTCTGGGAGATGCTAATGTTCCAACTTGGGTGCTCTTCAATGATGAGAAGGTCGTTGAAGcccatgatgttgatgagatgcgcAAGTTTGCGTATGTGTACTTTTTCAAGCGAGTTTAG